Proteins encoded in a region of the Acidobacteriota bacterium genome:
- the ggt gene encoding gamma-glutamyltransferase, with protein sequence MALWALAALLLVPGCGDAGAPTAPVTLERGAVASSYPLAAEIGRQVLERGGNAVDAAVAVHFALAVCFPNAGNIGGGGFMLIHLPGGGVEALDYRETAPAGAEEALFQDSAGNVVAGLSLHSHLAAGVPGSVRGMWAAHRRYGSRPWAELLEPAIDIAERGFEIDAWSAASLERARAAFKRLPAVYRRLNNFVDYFGVTRGQVLRQPELAATLRRIADEGAADFYEGQTARLIVEEMRRGGGLITLEDLAAYEARWRRPVEGRFRDRRVVSMPPPSSGGIALVEMLNMLEHFPVQRWHSAEQVHLVAEIEKRVFADRAALMGDTDFYPVPVAGLLDEDYAAARAAEIELARKSDPQSIGAGRPRLESTETTHFSVVDRNLMAVSNTTTLNASYGSGIVVRGAGFLLNNEMDDFSAKPGVPNLFGVVGGEANKIEAGKRMLSSMTPTFVFDRQGRLELVLGSPGGPTIFTTVFQVIVNVVDYGMSLEEAVAAPRFHHQWPPPAADRDPIRCESRQGFRLPRASLAGLRRMGYAIEEVREIGDVQAVGLRRGRALAVSDPRRVGGLRLSAVP encoded by the coding sequence AGATCGGCCGGCAGGTGCTCGAGCGGGGGGGCAACGCCGTCGACGCTGCGGTGGCGGTGCATTTCGCTCTGGCCGTTTGCTTTCCCAACGCGGGCAACATCGGCGGCGGTGGTTTCATGCTGATCCACTTGCCCGGCGGCGGCGTCGAGGCTCTTGACTACCGCGAAACCGCCCCCGCCGGCGCCGAGGAGGCCCTTTTCCAGGACAGCGCAGGAAACGTGGTGGCGGGGCTCAGCCTTCACTCGCACCTGGCGGCAGGCGTTCCGGGGTCGGTGCGCGGCATGTGGGCGGCCCATCGGCGCTACGGCTCGCGGCCCTGGGCGGAGTTGCTCGAGCCGGCGATCGACATCGCAGAGAGGGGATTCGAGATCGACGCATGGTCCGCCGCTTCCCTCGAGCGCGCCCGAGCCGCCTTCAAGAGGTTGCCGGCCGTCTACCGCCGGCTGAACAACTTCGTGGACTATTTCGGAGTGACCCGTGGACAGGTGCTGCGGCAACCCGAACTGGCGGCCACCTTGCGGCGCATCGCCGACGAGGGGGCCGCAGACTTTTACGAGGGGCAGACAGCCCGCCTGATCGTCGAGGAAATGCGCCGCGGCGGCGGCCTGATCACCCTCGAGGACCTGGCGGCCTACGAAGCTCGCTGGCGCCGGCCGGTGGAAGGTCGCTTTCGCGATCGGCGCGTCGTTTCCATGCCGCCCCCCTCATCGGGAGGTATCGCCCTGGTCGAGATGCTCAACATGCTCGAGCATTTTCCTGTTCAGCGCTGGCACTCCGCCGAGCAGGTGCACCTGGTGGCGGAGATCGAGAAGCGGGTCTTTGCCGACCGGGCGGCACTGATGGGGGATACCGACTTCTACCCCGTCCCCGTGGCGGGGCTGCTCGACGAGGACTACGCCGCCGCGCGCGCAGCAGAGATCGAATTGGCTCGCAAGAGCGACCCGCAGAGCATCGGGGCGGGCCGGCCCCGGCTGGAAAGCACCGAAACCACCCATTTCTCGGTGGTTGACCGGAACTTGATGGCGGTCAGCAACACCACCACCCTCAACGCTTCCTACGGCAGTGGCATCGTGGTGCGGGGTGCGGGTTTCCTGCTCAACAACGAGATGGATGACTTTTCCGCCAAGCCCGGCGTCCCCAACCTCTTCGGTGTGGTGGGTGGCGAGGCAAACAAGATTGAGGCGGGCAAGAGGATGCTCTCGTCGATGACGCCCACGTTCGTCTTCGATCGGCAGGGGCGACTCGAGCTGGTCCTCGGCAGCCCCGGTGGCCCGACGATCTTCACCACGGTGTTTCAGGTGATTGTGAACGTGGTGGACTACGGAATGAGTCTCGAGGAGGCGGTGGCGGCCCCCCGTTTCCATCACCAGTGGCCGCCGCCGGCTGCCGATCGGGATCCCATTCGCTGTGAAAGCCGGCAGGGCTTCCGCCTGCCGCGGGCCTCCCTCGCCGGGCTGCGGCGCATGGGCTACGCTATCGAGGAGGTTCGGGAAATCGGCGACGTGCAGGCGGTGGGTTTGCGTCGCGGCCGTGCGCTGGCGGTTTCCGATCCTCGGCGGGTCGGCGGTCTACGGCTTTCCGCCGTGCCCTGA
- a CDS encoding cysteine desulfurase family protein: MPDPIYLDYNATTPVDARVAAAIEPWLREHFGNPSSGHVFGRRAREAVERAREQVAALIGARPDEIVFTASGSESNNMVIQGCARGARPDRVHLVCSAIEHPAVLEPCLAMEEEGHRLSVVKVDGRGRVAPEAVEAALTEDTRLVSVMHANNEVGTIQPIAAIARLAHARGALCHTDAAQSLGKIPVDVGALEVDLLTIAGHKLYAPKGIGALYIRRGVELARLIHGAGHEAGRRAGTESVPLIVGLGEACRLAAGHLDAGEARRLETLRERLWQGLRPAGDLLRHGAAEQSLPNTLSVGFRGIEADRLLEAIAPAVAASAGAACHAAGVSVSWVLHAMGVDAEWARGTLRLTVGRPTTEDEVDRAAEAIVAAVRRLRGSRF, translated from the coding sequence GTGCCCGATCCGATCTACCTCGACTACAACGCGACCACTCCCGTCGATGCTCGCGTGGCGGCGGCCATCGAACCCTGGCTGCGGGAGCACTTCGGCAATCCCTCGAGCGGCCACGTCTTCGGTCGCCGGGCGCGGGAGGCGGTGGAACGTGCCCGGGAGCAGGTGGCGGCGTTGATCGGCGCCCGGCCCGACGAGATCGTCTTCACCGCTTCGGGCAGCGAGTCGAACAACATGGTGATTCAGGGGTGTGCCCGCGGGGCTCGTCCCGATCGGGTGCACCTGGTCTGCTCGGCGATCGAACATCCGGCGGTGCTCGAGCCCTGCCTGGCCATGGAGGAGGAGGGGCATCGACTGAGCGTGGTGAAGGTGGACGGGCGGGGGAGGGTGGCTCCGGAGGCGGTGGAGGCGGCGCTGACGGAGGACACCCGCCTGGTTTCTGTGATGCACGCCAACAACGAGGTGGGGACGATTCAGCCGATCGCCGCCATCGCCCGCCTGGCCCACGCCCGCGGTGCTCTTTGTCACACCGATGCGGCCCAATCCCTGGGCAAGATACCCGTGGACGTGGGAGCGCTGGAGGTGGATCTGCTCACTATCGCCGGGCACAAGCTCTACGCGCCCAAGGGTATCGGCGCGCTCTACATCCGCCGGGGTGTGGAACTGGCGCGGTTGATCCACGGAGCGGGCCACGAGGCCGGACGCCGGGCGGGTACCGAGAGCGTGCCGCTGATCGTCGGGCTGGGAGAGGCCTGCCGGTTGGCCGCCGGGCATCTGGACGCCGGCGAGGCGCGACGTCTCGAAACGCTGCGGGAACGCCTCTGGCAGGGTCTGCGGCCCGCAGGCGACCTTCTCCGCCACGGCGCGGCGGAGCAGAGCCTGCCCAACACTCTCAGCGTAGGCTTCCGTGGCATCGAGGCCGATCGTCTGCTCGAGGCCATCGCCCCCGCCGTCGCGGCCTCCGCGGGGGCAGCCTGCCACGCCGCCGGCGTCAGTGTCTCCTGGGTGCTCCACGCCATGGGGGTCGACGCCGAGTGGGCCCGGGGCACCCTGCGCCTGACGGTGGGGCGCCCGACCACGGAAGACGAGGTGGACCGGGCCGCCGAGGCCATCGTGGCAGCCGTCCGGAGGCTTCGGGGAAGCCGCTTTTAG
- a CDS encoding DUF302 domain-containing protein, whose product MLHVIKTDKTVDQVVADLDRSVTAQGFAVLHSYDLKEKMRSKGVDFTRECRVLEVCNPHHAAKVLGSDMRVSMALPCRISVWDEGDGKAVIGMMLPRQMLEVFGSDDAMQAVADEVESAMLKMVEQAS is encoded by the coding sequence ATGCTGCACGTCATCAAGACCGACAAGACCGTGGACCAGGTCGTGGCCGATCTCGACCGCTCCGTCACCGCACAGGGTTTCGCAGTTTTACACAGCTATGACCTCAAGGAGAAGATGCGGTCGAAGGGCGTGGACTTCACCCGCGAGTGCCGGGTGCTCGAGGTCTGCAACCCGCACCACGCGGCCAAGGTGCTTGGCAGCGACATGCGCGTCAGCATGGCTCTGCCCTGCCGCATCTCGGTCTGGGACGAGGGAGACGGCAAGGCGGTGATCGGCATGATGCTGCCCCGCCAGATGCTCGAGGTCTTCGGTTCCGACGATGCCATGCAGGCCGTGGCCGACGAGGTCGAGTCTGCGATGCTGAAGATGGTGGAGCAGGCGAGCTGA